GCCAGCCGGGCAGGCCCGAACACCGGCTCGATGTCCCTCGTCGTCACCCCGGCGGGGCAGCCGCCCGACACCCCGCCGGGTGCCGACGAAGACCCGCCGTCCACGAGGTCCCCCGCCGCCCGCCGGTCGACGTCGAGTGCTTCGGCGGCCCTTTCTCCTGGCAGTCGCATCGGCCCGTCGAACATCGGACACCGACTACGGCAGCCTGCGTGCCACTGGCGACGGAAATCGATGTTCGGGGAGCTGGAACACCCAGCTCACCGTGGTTCTACCATGCGCAGCAGAAGCACGGCCCCGCCCACGAATCGCGTGCCGGGGCGAGAACACGTCGCGAAGGAGCCTCACGTGAGCAGCCCCACGCTTGCCGTCACCGACAGTGATCCTGTCGGCCTGACAGCAGACGCCCTGATCATCGGCACCGTGCAGGGCACGGACGGCGCCACGCCCGCACCGGGATCGGACTCGGTCGACGCGGCGTTCCCCGGTGGTCTCGCCGCGCTGCTGACGGTGGTGGGTGCGACCGGCCGCGCCGACGAGGTCGTCAAGATCCCGACGCAGGGTCGGGTCACCGCACCACTGCTCATCGCGGTGGGGCTCGGCAAGGCCGACCAGGACGGCGGGCTCACCGCCGAACAGGTCCGACGCGCCTCGGGTGCGGCAGCCAGGGCGCTGGGCGACGACGTCGCGCAGGTGGTGAGCACCCTGTCGACGATCGACCTGGCCGCCGCCGCACAGGGCACCGCGCTCGGCGCCTACCGCTTCGACCAGTACAAGTCGACCGAAGAGGGTCGGGCACTGAACTCCGTCACGTTCGCCAGGACGCCGGAACAGGACGGTGACGCCACCGCGACCCTGACGGCCGCCGCCGCCATCGCGAAGGCGGTCAACTCCGCCCGCGACCTGGTGAACACCCCGCCCAACGACCTTTTCCCCGAGTCCTTCGCGCAGCGCACCGCCGACCTGCTCCGCGGCACCGACGTCGACTTCGAGGTGCTCGACGAGCAGGCGCTGGCCAGGGACGGCTACGGCGGCATCCTCGGCGTCGGCGCGGGCTCCTCCCGACCGCCTCGCCTGCTCCGCCTGCGGTACAAGGGCCCCAAGGCGGGCAAGAAGGTCGCACTGGTCGGCAAGGGCGTGACCTTCGACAGCGGCGGGATCTCGCTCAAGCCCGCAGCCGACATGCACCACATGACCAGCGACATGGCGGGCGCCGCCGCCGTCGTGGCCGTCGTGGTCCTCGCCGCCGAACTGGGCTATCCGCTGGAGATCACCGCGACGGTGCCGCTGGTCGAGAACCTGCCGTCCGGCACCGCCTACCGGCCGGGCGACGTGCTCACCATGTTCGGCGGCAAGACCGTCGAGGTCCTCAACACCGACGCCGAGGGCAGGCTGATCCTGGCCGACGCGATCACCCGCGCCGCCGAGGACGAGCCCGACTACCTCATCGAGACCTCCACCCTCACCGGGGCGCAGGTCGTGGCGCTGGGCAAGCGGACCGCCGGGATCATGGGCTCCGACGACTTCCGCGACCGGGTCGCGGGTCTGGCCCGCGCCACCGGCGAGGGCGGCTGGGCGATGCCGCTGCCCGAGGAGCTGCGCGGCGACCTGGACTCCAAGCTGGCCGACCTCGCCAACATCACCGGTCACCGCTGGGGCGGGATGCTCGCCGCCGGGATCTTCCTGCGCGAGTTCGTCGCCGAGGGCCTGGAGTGGGCGCACATCGACATCGCGGGGCCGTCGTACAACGACAAGGCCCCGTGGGGCTACACCCCCAAGGGCGGGACCGGCGTCCCGGTGCGCACCATCGCCGCCGTGCTCGCCGACATCGCCGAGCAGGGCTGAGCCGAGCAGGGCTGAGCCGAGCAGGACTGAGCAGGACTGAGGCGAAAGCAGCCACGGTCCGGCGGAGGCAGCAGCGCCCCGGTGAGTCGAGACTCACCGGGGCGCTTCTCGTGTCGTGGTCGAGGCACACCCCGCGCGATCGCCGCGGACGCGCAGCCCTCTCGATCACCGTCGGTCGGGCTGCGGCGCCTCGACGCCGAGCAGACCCCGCCGACCAGGGCGGCTCCCGCTACAGAACCCGACCTGCTCCGGCCGAACGCATCCGGTGCCACTGCCGGGCGGTCTCGGTGAGATCGGCGAGATCAGCCATCGGCCTCGCAGGCCCGGCCTGCGTCCAGACGGACCCCGACTCGTCGAAGGCTACGACGCTCGTCCCGACGGGCCACGAGATCGGCGGTGATCCTCCGCCGCGACACCGCCGAGTGCGCCGCCTGGCGCAGGCATCCGATCCAACAGCGCACCGGCACGCCGGTCGGGCGGCTCATCCGACACCGACCCGGCACCACGGGCCGCAGGCCTGGGGCCGGGCTCGTCGCCGCCCGCCGGTCCGGCGATCGTCCGCGCGGTCGGCCTGCTCACCGGTCACCGAAGCCATCGGCCGTCTGAGCTGCGCCGTCGTCCGACGCGGCTCGCCCGCCAGGCGGCCGGGCTCAGTCGACCGGTCCCCCAGCCCTCGGGCTCAGTCCTCCATGCGGCGGCGCTGCTCCTGTTTCCGTGCCGAGCGCTGCCGAGCCTGGAAGTCGCGCATCCGCTGCGGATAGCCGACGAGCCCGACGTCGTACACGGGCATGGCCAGCTTCTTGGCCAGCTGTTTGGCCGCCTCCGGTCCGGCGATCCGACGCCGGGTCCACTCGCC
The Actinoalloteichus fjordicus DNA segment above includes these coding regions:
- a CDS encoding leucyl aminopeptidase: MSSPTLAVTDSDPVGLTADALIIGTVQGTDGATPAPGSDSVDAAFPGGLAALLTVVGATGRADEVVKIPTQGRVTAPLLIAVGLGKADQDGGLTAEQVRRASGAAARALGDDVAQVVSTLSTIDLAAAAQGTALGAYRFDQYKSTEEGRALNSVTFARTPEQDGDATATLTAAAAIAKAVNSARDLVNTPPNDLFPESFAQRTADLLRGTDVDFEVLDEQALARDGYGGILGVGAGSSRPPRLLRLRYKGPKAGKKVALVGKGVTFDSGGISLKPAADMHHMTSDMAGAAAVVAVVVLAAELGYPLEITATVPLVENLPSGTAYRPGDVLTMFGGKTVEVLNTDAEGRLILADAITRAAEDEPDYLIETSTLTGAQVVALGKRTAGIMGSDDFRDRVAGLARATGEGGWAMPLPEELRGDLDSKLADLANITGHRWGGMLAAGIFLREFVAEGLEWAHIDIAGPSYNDKAPWGYTPKGGTGVPVRTIAAVLADIAEQG
- a CDS encoding oxidoreductase translates to MGLFDRFRRSQRPGTTRVASKDDTSHLEQWAAARRGVEAFVEPKTTVTETTIVFVAHDGEWTRRRIAGPEAAKQLAKKLAMPVYDVGLVGYPQRMRDFQARQRSARKQEQRRRMED